The region AGCCCTTAAAATAGGCCAGGGCTCATACTGCAAGATGGTCAATAGCGTTCACTTGTTCTAAACTTTGATCTCTTTGCCATGATACTGAATTAAACCATCCTCCTGGTGGAAGCCTAACTAGGTACACTAAACTGAAGACAGCTCTTAAGAGGCAACATGGCTATGCCACTTAAAGCACACTTTCACCTACAATCCTGTGTATTTTCTGGAACTGCAGAACCAAGACTAGTTTGACTTTTCTGACAGTTCTTCCCAGCTACTTCAGCCAAAGTAAGCCCAGCCCTACCCTTACTCAGCAAGAGCTAAATCTGGACAGCTGTAATTCACTTCTCAGTGGACATCAGCTAACTAGACAGCCATTTTAGAACTTAATGTTTTCTTACCCAAAGCCTTAGAAACCTACTTATACAATCTGACCACCTCTAAAGAGCTACAGGACCCCTTGCAGGGGGTGAGGGAAAAGAGTGAAAAGCCTAAACTGGGCAGGCAGGACTTGGgttattttctcatttccccCAGTTTCTCCTCTAACAACTATGGTAAACTTATGAGAGATGTGGACTAGCCTTTCTGTGCCTTCCCCTCTCTGCCATTCAtctatgaaaatgaaataagaccattaagaaaatgcttttttcatcttctttttccaGATCCATTTGATGTTGACctagaaaaagaattttctaaTCCCAACAGGCCAGTCAATTCCTCAGGgtaatgaaatttaatttaaaccATAGTTTTACTTACTATaagttattttgcttttataatCTTGAAAAACGTTTCCAGTCTAGCACCAAGGAAAGAAGACTCTGAGGAGGACAGTGTAAGCAGTTCAGATGATGCCACAGAGAGCAGCGAAAGCATTGATGAGAGCAATCCAGAAGACATAAAAATCCCCAGTAATCCCAAAGAGTTGTAACGTCTTgtataaagaaatttttttgcGACTACTTGAGTGTGTCTTGTTCACCTGTAACTTGATGCTTAGCAAACCTCAGTCTCTATGCAGGTTTGTGGGTATTTTTAGGCACGAGGTGTTTTTAGGCTCTAGGTTATTAAATTTTTAGGTAAGTATGgaacattaaattattttgtaagGAGTTTGAAGCTTAGTTACAAGTGAAAAAATAACCCAGTATTCTAATCGATGTGTCTGGAAAGTGGTTTATAATAAACTTCATTATTAAACTAACAGTATATTAGGTAAACTTCCTTAACTTCTGGTCTGTATTTCAGTAGGAGAACACGACTATGCTATTGGCCTGTTCATGGTAACTACCAGATAGGGAGTCTCTTGACTTTTTGCAGGCTTGAATCTGCCGTATGTATTTCAACTACTTCATCTGTTTAGAATAAACTGAGCTAAgcctgaaaggaaaaaacacttCTTGGAACTGCTTTAACATTTCAGTATGTCTTTTCAGGAACTTTAATTGTTCATTTTAGTTATTTAGATACAGTCCTAAGCAACAACAGTGTTTTTGGCACTTCATACTCAGAACTGTACTATGAAATTTCGCATCACAGGTTCATAAGTGCTATCTCTGCGCATTTTCATCACTCAAAGTGGCACTGTACCAAGTCAGAAATAAACATTGTTTGGCCCTTAAAGCTTTGTTATAGACTCATACCAGCACTAGTATCTCAGGTCACTTTTCCCAACGCCTGCCAGTTTGTATAGTGAAAATGAGCTGTTAGCAGTTGTTTTCTATATATTTAAATAGAATACTCTTTGGAGTTTCAGGCACCCAACTGAAACCTAAACTTTAGTGATCATTCAGTAGAATTGGAGATACCAAGGACAATTTGCAGACTCACCTTCACAACTCAAAGTTCTTCACATCACAGGACTTTCTCCTCTTGTCCCTCTACTATTAGAGGGATTAAATACTAGCGCTACTGGAGCTAGAGCTGGGAGTAACAGCAGCAGTTTGGGTGGTACAAATActcaattttccttttaaaaacaaggaCAAGTAAATTAATTCTATAAGGAGACGTTccctttggtttgttttttttcagtaacTTCCCCACCCATATGAAATCTGTCCTAAATGTGCTGCTTTAGCAAGGGTTTCTTAGTGACAAGAAAGCATTTCAACATAACAAAAGACTGAGAACCATGTGAGCACATCAGCTATTCTAATTTGGGGGAATGCTTTTACATTATTAAGCTGTAGTAATCAAATGGAGACAAGCAAAACAGATCTGGAAACAGGGCTGTATAACTTAGATCATAGAGCACATCCTCTCTGTAGAAGCTATATGCATTAATAAATGGAAAGAGGCACAAAATTACTTCTAGCAATAATAAACAAGCGCCATTTGAAAATCCTCAGCATTCCTTGGACAACTTCTATTATTGTTCGTATCAGTCTAAAGCTCACGTTTTTTATATTAACATGGTCACACCGGTATGCTGATCCCATTATGCACAGTAAGCAACTGATCTCTGCTAGAGGAACTGATCAGAATTAACTTGCTGCCGTTACCACACATGGCCCAAGGACGGGCCACATGCCTGCTCCAGGTCAGGGACCGgcaaaacaaatgaaagcaaCATCTAAACCAAAGGCAAACGCAGCATCACAGGCCTTAAAAACAACTTGCACTGAATAGTGTCCAGAGCCGTTTAAATGGCtgtcttttaataattttaatgaagagaaatgaaacaaagcCCTTTATATAAACAGTTTATTTACTCTAAACAGCAACACAGACAGAATGCCATATAAACACAAAGAAAGTGATGCAGAATAAGGATGCTGGCTAACTTTGGATCTCAGAGGCTTTAAGCAATAACAACCTAGTTTCTGAAAGAtagaaaaaacaaattcagggagggaagggggtggagggcatgattttttttcatacagCCAGCTAGAGGCTAAATATAGTTCTAACATTTTAAAGCATGCCTGCATCAGATAGCAAAGTAACTAGAGATACTAGTGAATTTATAGAAGTATAAAAGTTTATAATTTTACAGCAGTTGAAATACTGACatcaatattaaaataaaagcaagtttTACATAACAATCAAAAATACAAAAGACTGAAGGAAGAGACCCTGTATGAAAAAACTGGGGGCAATTCAGCAAATTTAGAACTGTATACAACTGGCGAATATGGAAAATGGCACACATACAACCCCCTCCCCTTATGTGGATATTAATTGTACATAGCAACATTACATTTTGCAAAAGTTTTGTAAACAAGTTCTTGCCAAACCAATCCCTTCCTTTTTAAGATGCTGCGTGACAAATGCTTATGATGGTGCAAACTTCTTGGCTTGTGCTCGAACCCTCTTTTCATATTCCACTCTGTTTTGGCTGAAAAGAGAAAGGGTAATTATAGCTGGAAAAATCAGAGGCTGTATTACAGGGTTAGGTTCATAATGAAGAGAAACAAATCATTGCTGAAGGCAAACCTTTTTGACAGCAATCCACGGAACTCTACAATAAATTAAACACTTTTCTGGACAAGTATGGTACTGTTCAACTAGTTACTTCCATCACCTGTTGTCAAATGATTGCACTGACTTTGTACTGTACCAGTCTATTCAAATGGGTTTGCACCTGCTCTTCTCGAGACCAACTGTACCTCATGTGCAAACATTCCCTTGTTCATCCGAATTTTTCTACTCCCCACTCACATTAAGACCTGAGGTCATTAATAACAAATTCCATACCCTAACAGTACAAATAACAGTTCACTAATGGCTGGTCGACTTCATATGGTTTTAAATTATCATCTTTACTACTTTGGAGAGAAAATGGAAACACTCCTAGGAAACAGGAGAATGACAATGGTGTGGTCATTTCAGCCTTTATATCTACAGACCCTGACTCGCAGATTTAGGTTTATCCTAATCTtcagttggggaaaaaaagttagtTCAACACAACTAAGTGTAGCATAGTTACTACTGATGAGGGAACTATGTCCAGTCACTAAGCTTCTGACTCAAGATGTAAAAGGGCAAGTTCTTTGTCTTCTGTTCTTGTGCCAATGAAGGAGCACCATAGTAAAGCATTCATTTACATTCAGCTGTCCATTCTGTATTAGCCGTCAGAAGTGTGAGTTGAGCTAACCAAAAATTTGTAGCCATTACTCTTCTGCCAGAGATAGTTTAGAGTGCTTAGATTTTGCAAATAGCTTTGCAGTAAACTTAACTTATTTTCAGCTACCAAGGCTTGctgcagtgaaagaaaaaaaggcagcaaattaTATCCTCAGAACTTGACAGATTGGGGGGAAGAAATGAAACCAGTTGTGGTCACATGCAATGAACAATTGCTAGCAAAGAGACTGAAGACTGTCTCTTCTCATGAAGAGATTTACAGACTTTATTctacattttttcctcaaagtTATATTACATTGCCACATGAGAACATAGCCTAGCTGTTAAGTCTGGCACCCATCGAATCCACACAGAAGAATGCCTTCCATAGGAGACACGGAATGCCTACAGTGAAGAGTAGGAAGTAGGCTAGCACCTTAGGAGTGCTAAAGTTACTGAATGACAGTACCAAAGGAATCCTGAGAATATGTATTCTTATTCTGAATGTTTATTCTTGAAAGTTTAACAACTTGACCAAAAGACCTCTATGTACAATGGCGCATCTTCTGCAGTATTTATCAACTATGCCAACATTACAGATGCGTGCACAATCCTGCTCTGTTTAACTTCTACCAGACATTCACTAAGTAGTGAGAGACACTCTCAGACTGCAGAATAATAATAACCCATCTGAAATACTCTGCATGTCCAAGAGACATGAAAAGCATAAACGGGAGACTATACATACTTGAAGTAACAAAAATCTTGTAATTATTTTAAGCTAAACaggtattttttccccctggaagCACTTTAAACAGAAACAAGACTAGCAAAGACTGGTTTTGTATATACATGCACGTGGGAGActattaaaaagaataaaacacaGACTATCTATACATGTATAGAAGTATATTATTGAGGCTGCCTTCATCATTCCTGGCTCCTGCAACTGTGGCCACTTAACTGTCTTCCATATGCACTCAACTCCAtcaagccttctgtaagtactttaaaaaaataacactgaGTGAAGCCATTAATTAAATGCAAAACCCACTATCCATCCTTATGTTTCCTTTTCTCTAGGACCCTAAAAACATATTTAACATAGCTTGCAAGTACAGTCACATTTCATGTTATTTTTCAAACTTGTCACTCTCCTGGAGGCCTCCTTCTGTCCAGAATTGTAATCCCACAATTCCACCTTGGTTATTATTTCAGTAGCTACCAGTGCcaaaagcatttatttaaaatgctttgctTCCCTAAAAATTATAGAACAGATATCCTCTTTTAATGGTGGAAAAACTTTTAAGACTAAGcctaaaaaaaaacctaacaaactaacaaagaaacccaaaaaaagTCTCTTTAGCTCACAAATTATCTCCTTTCCTAATCAATGCAAACTTCATTCTGCTAAAGCTACAGGCATTCTGTACTTTTCAACCTATTGTTCTGGAAAATGTAGTTTTCCCAAGATGCCATGTTTCCTACACTGACCACAGCTCTCCTTTGTCCTTCAGGCACAAGTTCTTACAGGTATGTACCACTAGGCAGAAGTAAGTTACTCCTGTACTGACAAATGTGAACTGTCACCTAATTCAGTCTCCTCCTGGTCTCGTGATACCATTACACCACATTGTTACTATTTGGCGTTTAAGGGAATGGACTCTCTGTTAGTCTAGAACCAGGTTGAAAATCTTGATATAGGAAGCCTTCACATCttattgctgctgctttgctatTAAAAGCTCCACTAGCCTAACAGCCATGCAGCTACTATTTTGTTCAAGTTTAGCACAATCTAGACATCTCCACAGAATACAGTAATGAAGGTAAGAAAATTACCCATGTCATTTGTAAAAACATTTACATGTTATACTACAAGTAACAGACACTTGGAAGCAATATGACAACTTTCAGGCTCATATGCAAAGACACTTACCAGTAAATTGTGTAAGCCTCTGCTTGAGCTGGGTCTTGAATATTTGGTTCATTTAGAAGTTCTTGTATGCCTAACAAGATCTATGGAAAAAGGAATAGAAGTAACAGGCATATATTATGGGTACTACTAATAGGGATTCAGTGAAAAACCCTTAGAAACCAGTTTAGGTACACACAGTGAACATCTTATACTTGCATTAGAtaagcaagcaaagcaaaagtaTTAAGAACATGTCCAAGTACAACTAATGACCTGTTTAATTGTGATTGCTGGCCGCCAGTCCTTATCCTCCTCTAAGATGGAGAGACACACGGTGCCTGAAGGATACACGTTTGGGTGGAATAACGGTGGTTCAAATTTACCTGATAAAGAAGAGGAAATGACTTGCATACAGTGCTAAGAGGAAGATCAGAGAGTTGGGTTAGATCAGttggggaaaacaaaacccaaaaatccccacaCCAACACTggcaaaaaagccccaaataaaACCCCACCAATTTCTGGAGCTATTAATACCAGTTTTCTTCTTGGCTCAGCCCGTACCTAAAACAGAAACTCCATCACATCTGTGATATCAATCCAGGCAATCCAACATTGTCTTTTTGACTGGTAATCTTTTGGTTTAGGAATGGAAACAGACAAAGTAATTCATAGTAGCTTTGTGATAAAGaccttttaaaaacaattctgTCTTTTCAGCTTTACATACTACTTTATAAGGGAAAGATACTACCCTTCACTCATCTTTTCTCTCCTcactttaaaataatgaaagttTCATACAAAGATGACTTAAGTTCTTagcatttttttcaatttcatatTTTCCTATGTATAATCAAGATGCACGGAACCAAAGGAACCAAGTTTAAATTACAAGACTAACTGATGGCTTGTGTAGCTTTCCTTCTGCCGCTCAATCTATATTCTGGCATTGCTTTTAATCTTTACAGGACTTAAATGCAACAGCTAGCATCTTCAGTAAAGTAATGAACACTCCCTTTGCAATACATGAAACATGTACATATTAGTGCAGTTTTCTCATCCATCTGACATTGCAAGTATTCACAAGACATAACAGTCTTGCTGCCCTATGAAGTTCAGTGGTACTTCAGAAGCTGCACTGGCAGGAAGTTTTTCAGTCACATATACATCTTATAATAAAGCATGACAATTCCTTTAACATTGTCAGGATGTGAAAACTGgtatttttgaagaaaataatgtgaaatGTTTTCAGTTACCAGAGATGTTTGCCCCTGAGTTACATGTATTTAGGTGGTATCAAACAAAAGGAGTAGCCAGGAGCTGACAGAGCTTAAATATGCGAATGTGATGATAGATGAATTGCTGTCAAAAGAGCAATTTGTAACCACTGTCATTGCTCTGAGAAGGTATCCAATTCAAGAACCAAGAAACCATGCAATGGAATAGATGTTTTCAAGTTTCTATAATAGGTGAAGTTTGAGATGATACAAGGAAAATTCAGTTCAAAATCTTAAGGAGACTAGGTATCTGAAGATCTACTAAGTTATACATGGTAGCAGAAAAAGAACAGATTCATATTTTAATTACCTGTGGTAATTTTACTTACATTTTGGGGGTGAAGAAGGGTAGTCATCCTTGAAAAGCATCCGTAGTTTAAATAAGCCTCCTTCCCATGGTGTCTATCAAGAGTTAATGTAGAATTTGgttacagaaaggaaaagtcaaAATTGTGGAAAAAAGTTTACCAAGAATACAGCTTCTCAGGCAAAGCACAAGACATTCTTCTGCTACACGGCAGAAAATAGCTGTCCTGCACTGTAGCACACTGTCTAGACTACGGTAAACTATTCTACCTATAGAAGAAGGTGAAGTAGAAAGGACAGGGTTTCTTTCTTCAGCTACTAAGTGATGTCAACTCATCAACACAGTCAGAGTCATCACCAGTAATTTCATATTAAAGTAAAATTTTCACACTACCTAAGAACAGGATACTGCTGAAGTTTTACACTATAAATGTAGAACGAGGAAGGGGCTGTTGTACCCCCACTAAAGTCTCAGAAGATAGGAGAGGGATACATCCCTTAAGCGTGGGAATGTAAATAGCTTCTCTTGTGCCTTATGAGAATGTGGTTAATAAAACCATAAATTAACTAAAAATGCAGACAGAACTGTACAACTGCTACAGTTAATGAGATTCACTAGTGTAAACTAACCCTGTCTGTGTTTGGTAGAATGTAGGCTCACAGATGCCATCTTTCTGTAATACAAGAAAATTTAAGAGGCTCTTTATCCCTACCCAGCACTGGGAAGGACACTAATAGGAGCAGCTTCCATGACAGAGAGCAAACCAAATAAGACAGCACTATTCAAAAGTGTCATACAAACGAGAAAAAAACATCTAGCAATAGAGAAAAAGACTGTCTCAAATATACAAAACATATAGAGAAAAAAGCCCATCTTCTGACAAACTGAGTTCTGATAAGAAGTGCAGAAATGTAGAAAATATTCTAATAgctataaaatttatttctctgctaCTTCTCTGTAACTTCCCCTTGCTATGGAAACACTGTAATGAAAGTAAATGTTGGGCTGATTTTTCTAAAACAACTGGAGTAAAGATGGTCTCACATCTTAAAAGCAAAACTGATCAAATCTTATCCTCACAGACAGACATGCTTGAAGACCACctgagaaggaatttttttattatttcctatATGGACTATAATTTTTAGCTGAATGAAAatcaaaacacccaaaaaacctACATGAAGACAGAGAAATCACTTCATTGTCATTGGTATTCATTACGCAAAGTCTCAAgctagaaaaggaagaaaaacatgcTAGGAATTAATAAGATAATACACTTCCAGAAGTTAATGAGTTTTATTCTATTTGCTGTAGTGTATTTAAAGAGCTTGTTCTAAATTGCTGTAGCCAGTTGTCAACTAGAAAAATCCTTTCTCCGTACCTTCTCAGAAGAGTTTCTCTTTAGAAATTACAAGGTTTTTGATgaataaaatttttgtttgctttcagtCACACAGGAAGGCAAACAGCTTTTAATAATTTACACAGAAGAACAGAACAGTTGGCAAAGTTTTTATCATTTTTCTGATACAGCAACATACCTTATGGGTGAAAGATAGCAGACACTCAGAAGCCCTACTAACGCTAACAGTATGACAGCAGTATC is a window of Melospiza georgiana isolate bMelGeo1 chromosome 16, bMelGeo1.pri, whole genome shotgun sequence DNA encoding:
- the UBE2I gene encoding SUMO-conjugating enzyme UBC9, which codes for MSGIALSRLAQERKAWRKDHPFGFVAVPTKNPDGTMNLMNWECAIPGKKGTPWEGGLFKLRMLFKDDYPSSPPKCKFEPPLFHPNVYPSGTVCLSILEEDKDWRPAITIKQILLGIQELLNEPNIQDPAQAEAYTIYCQNRVEYEKRVRAQAKKFAPS